In a single window of the Rhodopirellula bahusiensis genome:
- a CDS encoding DUF790 family protein — translation MLRSEHSIVQLNFDNRSLKPDRLQRVRDAAYLEAVDACLKLYRTGVGEIRQDLHRGVAEVLANIPGCPPKRIAAFCKLLDDFSEYDRDGQSASRLRQRVFEAAAPLHPIVTVREGIFEHDLSTARQKVCESLGMTWEDIESKMFSDVIELQHLHTFDNDISAGEVLSAYNVAQTQAALYRATSIRIDAGSDFKAIARHAKLAQLMHRIERIETMRNGKARRGLRFDLDGPGSSLRETTRYGIGFAKLLPKLLTCQDWRLTARVLGPKNQAFRLSLSPKDGLRSPLKPEEDFDSEFERSVDDAWHRNPPAGWQLERETELLVRGQSVFTPDFVIRHDDGRVIHLEVIGFWTPEYLQDKAERISNWVENAAAKPNSNQKENRRSHWLLMFPKQHSAGMAELAGQLKLPFLRFDKRQDPSEWIETAIAKAP, via the coding sequence ATGCTGCGCAGCGAACATTCGATCGTTCAGCTCAACTTTGACAACCGATCCTTGAAACCGGATCGGCTGCAGAGGGTTCGTGACGCTGCGTACTTGGAAGCGGTCGACGCTTGTTTGAAACTCTATCGAACAGGCGTCGGCGAGATCCGACAAGACTTGCACCGAGGTGTCGCGGAAGTCCTCGCGAACATCCCCGGTTGTCCGCCCAAACGCATTGCCGCTTTTTGCAAACTGCTGGATGACTTCAGTGAATACGATCGGGATGGGCAATCCGCCAGCCGATTGCGTCAGCGTGTTTTCGAAGCTGCCGCGCCGCTTCATCCAATCGTGACGGTTCGCGAGGGAATCTTTGAGCACGATCTGTCTACGGCTCGACAAAAGGTCTGCGAGTCCCTGGGGATGACGTGGGAGGATATCGAGTCCAAGATGTTTTCGGATGTGATCGAGTTACAACACTTGCATACGTTTGACAACGACATATCTGCTGGAGAGGTGCTTTCGGCCTACAACGTCGCGCAAACGCAGGCGGCTTTGTACCGAGCGACCTCGATTCGAATCGATGCTGGCTCGGACTTCAAAGCGATTGCTAGGCACGCGAAACTCGCCCAATTGATGCATCGCATCGAACGCATTGAAACGATGAGGAACGGGAAAGCCCGTCGCGGCCTTCGGTTTGACCTCGACGGGCCGGGCTCCTCGCTACGTGAAACGACTCGCTATGGAATTGGGTTCGCAAAGTTGCTGCCCAAGCTGCTGACGTGCCAGGACTGGCGATTGACGGCACGTGTGCTCGGCCCCAAAAACCAAGCGTTTCGATTGTCCCTGTCACCGAAAGACGGCCTCCGTTCTCCTCTCAAGCCGGAGGAAGATTTCGATTCTGAGTTTGAGCGTTCCGTGGATGACGCCTGGCATCGCAATCCCCCAGCTGGATGGCAACTGGAGCGAGAGACCGAATTGTTGGTCCGAGGCCAGAGCGTCTTCACACCCGACTTTGTGATCCGTCATGACGACGGTCGTGTCATCCATTTGGAAGTGATCGGCTTTTGGACACCGGAGTACCTACAGGACAAAGCCGAGCGAATTTCGAATTGGGTGGAAAACGCCGCAGCCAAACCAAACAGCAATCAAAAGGAGAACCGCCGTTCTCATTGGCTGCTGATGTTTCCGAAGCAGCATTCCGCTGGAATGGCCGAACTTGCCGGTCAGTTGAAGCTTCCCTTTCTTCGATTCGACAAACGACAAGATCCATCCGAATGGATTGAAACGGCTATCGCGAAAGCTCCATGA
- a CDS encoding DEAD/DEAH box helicase translates to MSGIPLVFDDRDDCFRCDAMWAGKLQARLRNLESDCSKIDSVSTWEWLAGPDPTWQPSFRDQRDIRLRPDQEQAVSDFEAGGRCGLLVMPTGTGKTVVAMECILRAQCSVLVVVPVRDLMYQWHEKIREATGVDAGLIGDGVHRVSPISIATYDSAAIHMPRIGDRFQMLVFDEVHHLSGVWRGDAARMSTANFRMGLTATLPSDETRLQALHTLVGPTLHQQTIGQAKGKTLAEYRVHRIAVSLSESEQNAYRGLSETVREFVASQRDLDPTFRWEDIHKLSAAVDTEPERAAAAQNAMRAYRAKQKIEDQAEAKMRTLEDLFRLHSGQPVIVFTGTNVMARAVSMRFMVPCLLSHCAKKERREVLQRFADGRYPVLVANRVLDEGVDLPEVKTAIVLGGLSSQRQAIQRLGRVLRKGSRNEQAVLYEIVADGTNEVNRSRTRRRNDAYRKTP, encoded by the coding sequence ATGAGTGGAATTCCTCTCGTCTTCGATGATCGCGACGATTGCTTTCGTTGTGATGCAATGTGGGCCGGAAAATTGCAGGCTCGCTTGAGAAACTTGGAATCCGATTGCTCCAAGATCGACTCGGTGTCGACATGGGAATGGCTGGCTGGACCGGATCCAACATGGCAGCCAAGTTTTCGCGATCAACGCGACATTCGGTTGCGTCCGGACCAGGAACAAGCGGTCAGCGATTTCGAGGCCGGTGGACGCTGTGGTCTGCTGGTCATGCCCACCGGCACCGGCAAAACCGTCGTCGCGATGGAATGTATTCTTCGTGCCCAGTGCAGCGTCTTAGTCGTCGTTCCGGTGCGTGACTTGATGTACCAATGGCACGAAAAAATCCGTGAGGCAACCGGCGTCGACGCGGGCTTGATAGGCGACGGAGTGCATCGAGTATCACCGATCAGCATTGCCACGTATGACTCGGCGGCAATTCACATGCCTCGAATTGGTGACCGTTTTCAGATGCTGGTCTTTGACGAAGTGCATCATCTCTCGGGCGTTTGGCGAGGCGACGCAGCGAGAATGTCGACCGCGAACTTTCGCATGGGATTGACTGCGACGCTGCCATCCGACGAGACTCGCTTGCAAGCGTTGCACACGCTCGTTGGCCCGACGCTGCATCAACAAACGATTGGGCAAGCCAAAGGAAAAACGTTAGCGGAATACCGCGTTCACCGAATCGCCGTCTCGCTGAGTGAGTCGGAACAGAATGCTTACCGAGGACTATCGGAGACGGTGCGGGAGTTCGTCGCATCTCAACGCGATCTGGATCCGACATTCCGCTGGGAAGACATTCACAAACTATCAGCCGCGGTGGACACCGAACCGGAACGTGCCGCCGCGGCGCAAAATGCGATGCGTGCCTACCGTGCCAAGCAAAAAATCGAGGACCAAGCCGAAGCGAAGATGCGAACGCTCGAAGATCTGTTTCGGTTGCACAGTGGCCAGCCCGTGATCGTATTCACGGGAACAAACGTGATGGCCCGAGCGGTGTCGATGCGGTTCATGGTTCCGTGCTTGTTGTCACACTGCGCGAAGAAAGAGCGTCGCGAGGTGTTGCAGCGATTTGCCGATGGACGCTATCCGGTGCTGGTGGCCAACCGAGTGCTGGACGAGGGAGTTGACCTCCCCGAAGTGAAAACCGCCATCGTGCTGGGAGGGTTATCGAGTCAGCGTCAGGCAATTCAGCGACTGGGACGTGTGCTCCGAAAGGGTTCGCGAAATGAACAAGCGGTGCTGTATGAGATCGTGGCGGATGGGACCAACGAAGTGAACCGCAGCCGAACACGACGACGCAATGATGCCTACCGGAAGACACCCTGA
- a CDS encoding DUF1559 domain-containing protein, translated as MERFRNRKQGFTLVELLVVIAIIGVLVGLLLPAVQAAREAARRMSCSNNVKQIGLGIHNYHSAYNKLPGYRTGTTDGATWPPGYSDNCNLYNLNPLVGILPFLEQQALWERIANPSVENSNGTTRAATDPWPAMGPTVDGNDQYLPWVTEIQTFRCPSDPGVGAPAYGRTNYAACLGDSYGQPNGEFVWWHTEDRLDNQSWVVNGRAGDRGMFFARRQTAFRDCLDGLANTVMYGEITTDLGDNDKRTHAAVHQINGASALEHNPLSCRDGLDPERPQFWDQAVSFTTWGGEARLRRGAQWASSFDIMGGFHTVLAPNSEICTDAGAGDWGGVMTARGNYGASSRHQGGVHVLMGDGAVKFVTDSIEAGNSSAGNVTPTANNAGYPSPYGLWGALGTRASKEIPDMSDF; from the coding sequence ATGGAACGTTTTCGCAATCGCAAACAAGGGTTTACCCTTGTTGAGCTTTTGGTGGTCATCGCGATCATCGGTGTCTTGGTCGGATTGCTGTTGCCGGCAGTTCAAGCTGCACGTGAGGCTGCACGCCGAATGAGTTGCAGCAACAACGTCAAGCAAATCGGCCTGGGGATCCACAACTACCACTCCGCCTATAACAAGTTGCCAGGCTATCGCACCGGCACCACAGATGGCGCCACTTGGCCCCCCGGATACAGCGACAACTGCAATCTTTATAACCTCAACCCTTTGGTTGGAATCTTACCGTTCCTTGAGCAACAAGCTCTTTGGGAACGAATCGCCAACCCCAGCGTCGAAAACTCAAACGGGACCACCCGAGCGGCGACGGACCCATGGCCTGCGATGGGACCCACCGTCGATGGAAACGATCAATACCTTCCTTGGGTCACCGAGATTCAAACCTTCCGATGCCCCAGTGACCCAGGTGTTGGAGCACCGGCTTATGGACGCACCAACTACGCTGCCTGTTTGGGTGACAGCTATGGCCAACCCAATGGCGAATTTGTTTGGTGGCACACGGAAGATCGACTGGACAACCAAAGCTGGGTGGTGAATGGCCGCGCCGGTGATCGTGGAATGTTCTTTGCCCGTCGGCAAACTGCCTTTCGAGATTGTTTGGACGGCCTCGCCAACACCGTTATGTACGGCGAGATCACAACCGACTTGGGTGACAACGACAAACGAACTCACGCTGCCGTTCATCAAATCAACGGCGCGTCGGCACTGGAACACAATCCTTTGTCATGTCGCGATGGCCTCGACCCTGAGCGACCTCAGTTCTGGGACCAAGCCGTCAGCTTCACCACCTGGGGTGGCGAAGCACGCCTTCGCCGGGGTGCTCAATGGGCCAGTTCGTTTGACATCATGGGTGGCTTTCACACGGTCCTAGCGCCCAATAGCGAAATCTGTACTGATGCAGGTGCGGGGGACTGGGGCGGAGTCATGACTGCCCGTGGAAATTATGGAGCGTCGAGTCGCCACCAAGGCGGCGTCCACGTTCTGATGGGTGACGGAGCCGTGAAGTTTGTCACGGACTCGATTGAGGCCGGCAACAGCTCCGCCGGAAATGTCACACCAACCGCCAACAATGCGGGATACCCGAGTCCTTATGGTCTCTGGGGTGCCCTGGGCACTCGGGCCAGCAAGGAAATCCCCGACATGTCGGACTTCTAA
- the wecB gene encoding non-hydrolyzing UDP-N-acetylglucosamine 2-epimerase → MKRPKIAVFFGTRPEAIKVAPVIKRLANDDRFELLSVSTGQHREMLDQVIDIFGLPVHHDLGVMTPGQTLAGLSSKLIASIDQILESEQPDFALVQGDTTTVLMASLACFYRRIPTGHIEAGLRTGNLASPFPEEANRVLASPISTLHFAPTSVSEANLLNERIDPAKIFVTGNTVIDALHLEVQQQSDPAVAAKIDEELGSVLPSDWREQRFVLITGHRRENFGGGFDEICGAISELAERFPDVRFVYPVHLNPNVSGPVQKALGDFKNVLLLPPQSYRPFVALMQACELVLTDSGGVQEEAPGLGKPVLVMRDTTERPEGVDAGTVRLVGPVRQNIVDEVSELLSNRNAYDKMAKASNPYGDGTASEKIMDAIAQHYC, encoded by the coding sequence ATGAAACGCCCCAAAATAGCCGTCTTCTTTGGAACCCGCCCCGAAGCGATCAAGGTCGCTCCGGTGATCAAACGACTCGCGAATGATGACCGATTTGAACTGCTGTCCGTTTCGACCGGACAGCACCGAGAAATGCTGGACCAAGTGATCGACATTTTCGGTCTGCCGGTGCACCACGATCTGGGCGTGATGACGCCCGGCCAGACTTTGGCAGGCCTCTCATCAAAATTGATCGCCTCGATCGATCAAATCCTCGAATCGGAGCAGCCAGACTTTGCTCTCGTGCAAGGGGACACGACGACGGTTTTGATGGCATCACTCGCCTGCTTCTATCGACGCATCCCAACCGGTCACATCGAAGCCGGCCTGCGGACGGGCAATTTGGCCAGCCCGTTCCCCGAAGAAGCCAACCGGGTTTTGGCCAGCCCGATCAGCACGCTGCACTTTGCACCAACCTCTGTCAGCGAAGCCAACTTGCTAAACGAACGAATCGACCCGGCGAAAATCTTTGTGACGGGAAACACCGTGATCGACGCGTTGCACCTGGAGGTCCAACAACAATCCGATCCCGCGGTTGCAGCGAAGATCGATGAAGAACTGGGTTCGGTCTTGCCGAGTGATTGGCGTGAGCAACGGTTTGTGCTGATCACCGGTCACCGCCGGGAAAACTTCGGTGGTGGGTTTGACGAGATCTGCGGTGCGATTTCAGAGCTTGCCGAACGATTTCCTGACGTCCGATTCGTTTACCCAGTGCACTTGAATCCCAATGTATCGGGACCAGTCCAGAAGGCGTTGGGCGACTTCAAAAACGTGCTGTTGTTGCCGCCTCAATCGTATCGCCCATTCGTCGCGTTGATGCAAGCTTGTGAGTTGGTGTTGACGGACTCCGGCGGCGTTCAAGAAGAAGCACCTGGACTGGGCAAACCCGTCTTGGTGATGAGAGACACGACTGAACGTCCCGAAGGAGTCGACGCCGGAACAGTCCGCTTGGTCGGCCCCGTGCGTCAGAACATCGTCGATGAAGTCAGCGAGCTACTCAGTAACCGCAATGCTTATGACAAGATGGCCAAAGCCTCGAACCCGTACGGCGATGGCACCGCATCCGAAAAGATTATGGACGCGATCGCACAACACTACTGCTGA
- a CDS encoding FG-GAP-like repeat-containing protein, whose protein sequence is MKPPRVTDTIEPDQTSGTSDSTTRLKPKQVAEPAPESFQVDRVQALIQAGDFEAAGKVLHQHLVANPNDPVALFTLAQLHAASDDLETAIKTLRHPAIEESDAALPALGTTADWLVQLGRSEEAADCYRRMLQVAPDAVMIHRRLASLMIRTGRTPLAQASLRQLCRSGNIQLPELAALISISQADSDRPIGPVAEARRLAKQHDYQGAVDRLAARSETEYQTPDVSAFQTRMLAETQQDKMVAKRLVQGRVEQKAYSDYWAALGIHSLRRKDVETAITAFSNAIAIDPTDASSLQRLSQAYRTSGDVESADRLHKQFRRVLKTIRLSNQIAASPSEATAIEDLADALDSLDRRLEAVLWRTIAASHQPDAGDNIQTLQTQFARLAESDDAFPFTPLPETLQVPTSIATEEPDNVSKRHRWMASRQSGVWPAPPTTASWRNVAADVGLDHQFRVAKTPQSKAFSIYQSLGGGVAAIDYDLDGRCDLYCAQGAADPPEFRSDEPNPLYRNTGEKVTDFSHLAGTGETTYTVGVTAGDWNQDGFDDLAVNQFGSIVLLTNCADGTFRRDVLLSKPTTWLPSSIAISDVNADGLQDLIALAYADSEGIWKKPPVNEEGRPTYLIGPASFSGAANLALLGTSTGWETDFEEIRTPEAPVADTSLGLIIGLNLKNRHSEPNDIENQVNSIFIGNDQQNDRLWTHSNLTANAWTETAMVHGCAFGSFGNPSASMGIAAADFNQDGHDDLHITNFQDEPASLFYGCRSGFRDHSIGSGLHRHSFSVLGFGTAALDFDLNGLPDLMVTNGYIDDPAEQDQPYEQPMQLLVRQDKKYRLQTVMDPSGYWAKPHVGRAMARLDFDGDGRDDVAITNLTETSAILVNQTDTLHHWIRLALVGKDSPRNAIGAAITVVAGERTFSHRVTAGDGFLCRDQPAMTIGLGNHSEDVSIEVRWPNGHTQRWDDVSIDSAWLLTESDSLPFQMPPF, encoded by the coding sequence GTGAAACCGCCGCGAGTGACAGACACGATCGAACCAGATCAGACGTCGGGAACATCGGACTCAACCACGAGACTGAAACCAAAACAGGTTGCCGAACCGGCCCCGGAATCCTTTCAAGTCGACCGAGTCCAGGCTTTGATTCAGGCAGGTGATTTCGAAGCCGCCGGAAAGGTCTTGCATCAGCATTTGGTCGCCAATCCAAACGATCCGGTCGCATTGTTCACGTTGGCTCAATTGCATGCGGCGTCAGACGATCTCGAAACAGCCATCAAGACGCTAAGGCATCCTGCGATCGAAGAATCCGACGCTGCCCTGCCCGCTCTTGGCACAACGGCCGATTGGCTGGTTCAACTCGGGCGTTCCGAAGAAGCCGCAGACTGCTACCGACGAATGCTGCAAGTCGCTCCGGATGCGGTGATGATCCACCGACGCCTAGCGAGCCTGATGATTCGAACGGGCCGTACGCCACTCGCTCAGGCCTCGCTACGACAGCTTTGCCGCAGCGGCAACATTCAGCTACCAGAACTCGCAGCTTTGATCTCGATATCCCAGGCCGACAGCGATCGACCAATTGGCCCGGTTGCCGAAGCACGTCGCTTAGCAAAACAACACGACTATCAAGGAGCTGTTGATCGACTGGCCGCACGTTCAGAAACGGAATACCAAACACCTGACGTCAGTGCGTTTCAAACTCGAATGCTGGCCGAAACACAACAAGACAAAATGGTTGCAAAGCGACTCGTCCAGGGTCGCGTCGAACAAAAAGCCTATTCGGACTACTGGGCCGCACTGGGGATTCATTCGCTTCGGCGAAAGGATGTGGAGACCGCCATCACAGCGTTTTCGAACGCCATCGCGATCGACCCAACCGATGCCAGTTCGCTCCAACGTCTCAGCCAAGCCTATCGAACATCGGGCGATGTCGAGTCAGCCGACCGATTGCACAAACAATTCCGGCGTGTCCTCAAAACAATCCGACTGAGCAATCAAATTGCGGCGTCACCTTCGGAGGCCACCGCCATCGAAGACCTCGCGGACGCACTTGATTCACTCGACCGGCGTTTGGAAGCAGTATTGTGGCGAACCATCGCGGCAAGCCACCAACCCGACGCGGGTGACAACATACAAACCCTGCAGACCCAATTTGCTCGCCTTGCTGAATCAGACGACGCATTTCCGTTCACTCCTTTGCCTGAAACATTGCAAGTTCCCACGTCGATCGCAACTGAAGAGCCAGACAACGTCTCCAAGCGGCATCGGTGGATGGCCTCTCGGCAATCGGGCGTTTGGCCGGCACCTCCTACAACCGCGTCATGGCGAAACGTCGCCGCGGACGTCGGGTTGGATCACCAGTTTCGAGTTGCCAAGACGCCGCAATCCAAAGCATTCTCGATCTACCAATCGCTCGGTGGTGGTGTAGCGGCGATCGACTACGACTTGGATGGTCGCTGCGACCTCTATTGTGCCCAAGGAGCTGCTGATCCACCAGAATTCCGGTCCGACGAGCCCAACCCGCTCTACCGGAACACCGGCGAGAAAGTGACGGACTTCAGTCACTTGGCCGGAACAGGCGAAACGACGTACACGGTTGGTGTCACTGCGGGCGACTGGAACCAAGACGGGTTCGACGACCTGGCGGTGAACCAGTTTGGGTCCATCGTCTTGTTAACCAATTGTGCCGATGGCACATTTCGACGCGACGTTTTGCTTTCAAAGCCAACGACCTGGTTGCCGTCATCGATTGCCATTTCCGATGTCAACGCAGACGGACTGCAAGACCTGATCGCACTGGCCTACGCTGACAGCGAAGGGATCTGGAAGAAACCACCGGTCAATGAAGAAGGTCGGCCGACATATCTAATCGGGCCGGCGAGTTTCTCTGGTGCGGCCAACCTAGCGTTGCTCGGAACTTCGACTGGCTGGGAGACTGATTTCGAAGAAATCCGTACACCGGAGGCACCAGTCGCGGACACTTCGCTGGGCCTCATCATCGGCTTGAATTTGAAGAACCGACATTCCGAGCCAAACGATATTGAAAACCAAGTCAACTCGATCTTCATCGGGAATGACCAACAAAATGATCGCTTGTGGACTCATTCCAATCTCACCGCAAACGCGTGGACAGAAACGGCCATGGTCCATGGATGCGCTTTTGGCAGCTTCGGCAATCCATCCGCTTCGATGGGAATCGCAGCAGCTGACTTCAACCAGGACGGACACGATGACTTGCACATCACCAATTTCCAGGACGAACCAGCTTCCCTGTTCTATGGCTGTCGCTCAGGCTTCCGTGACCATTCCATAGGAAGTGGTCTTCACCGGCATAGCTTCAGTGTATTGGGATTCGGCACCGCAGCATTGGATTTCGATCTCAACGGCCTTCCCGATTTGATGGTCACCAATGGATACATCGACGACCCAGCCGAGCAGGATCAGCCGTACGAGCAGCCGATGCAGTTGCTGGTTCGACAAGACAAGAAATACCGTCTTCAAACAGTGATGGACCCGAGTGGATACTGGGCGAAACCGCATGTGGGTCGAGCGATGGCGCGGTTGGATTTCGATGGCGATGGCCGAGACGACGTCGCCATCACGAACCTGACTGAAACATCAGCGATTCTGGTCAATCAGACCGACACCCTCCATCACTGGATCCGCCTTGCTCTTGTGGGCAAAGACTCTCCGCGGAATGCCATCGGTGCAGCGATCACCGTCGTGGCGGGCGAACGCACTTTTTCGCACCGGGTGACAGCTGGTGACGGCTTCTTGTGCCGCGACCAGCCGGCAATGACCATCGGATTAGGCAATCACTCAGAAGATGTTTCAATCGAGGTTCGGTGGCCAAATGGACACACTCAACGTTGGGACGATGTCTCGATCGACTCCGCTTGGCTTCTGACCGAATCCGATTCTCTGCCCTTTCAAATGCCACCCTTTTGA
- a CDS encoding redoxin domain-containing protein yields MHCRLVCFTVAWLVGGIVSIQFANAATGRQSEESSASPVGTQVAMFELPNAYGKPVSLSDFAGKKCAAIVFLGTECPLAKLYGPRLNDLQAKFGDRGLQVIGINSNKQDSLTEVASYVHRHEIKFPMLKDKGNVLADAMKAKRTPEVFLIDADRVVRYHGRIDDQYGVGYARDKKTRSDLAIAVEELLSGDEITQPTTEAVGCHIGRTKEVAEVGEITYAKHIAPIFNARCVSCHREGEIAPFTLTSYDDTQGWEDTILEVIGNNRMPPWSANPAHGEFANDARLSEDEKELIGQWVDGGMPEGDPANLPEPPVFATGWQIGEPDQIIQMRDKPFDVPAEGVIDYQRFVIDPGWDEDKFVVACEARPQNRAVVHHILVYVIPPGGRNVDLRKVLVGYAPGSTPVDLDDGVAIHVEAGSKLLFEMHYTPNGTAQSDLSYIGVKFTDEDNVDKELEGQIAANSRFRIPPGEANHIVNAKHTVSSDQNLLGMTPHMHLRGKAFRYTAHFPNGEEEILLDVPAYDFNWQMKYILKEPRKLPRGTIIRCRAIFDNSEYNLSNPDPTKTVGWGDQSWNEMMIGFMDMVDAD; encoded by the coding sequence ATGCATTGTCGTTTGGTTTGTTTCACAGTCGCTTGGTTGGTTGGCGGGATCGTCTCAATCCAATTCGCAAATGCCGCGACGGGGCGCCAGTCAGAGGAATCTTCTGCTTCGCCGGTTGGAACCCAGGTGGCGATGTTTGAGCTGCCCAACGCATATGGCAAACCTGTTTCGCTGAGTGACTTTGCCGGCAAGAAGTGCGCCGCCATCGTTTTCTTGGGGACCGAGTGCCCGCTGGCGAAGTTGTATGGTCCGCGGCTGAACGACCTTCAGGCGAAGTTCGGGGATCGCGGGCTTCAGGTCATTGGAATCAACTCCAACAAACAAGACAGCCTGACTGAAGTGGCCTCCTACGTGCATCGTCACGAGATCAAGTTTCCGATGCTGAAGGACAAAGGCAACGTCCTCGCGGATGCCATGAAGGCCAAACGCACACCCGAGGTGTTTTTGATCGATGCGGATCGCGTCGTTCGCTACCACGGCCGGATCGATGACCAGTATGGAGTCGGCTACGCACGCGACAAGAAAACAAGATCCGATTTGGCGATCGCAGTGGAAGAGTTGCTGTCAGGTGACGAAATCACCCAACCAACGACCGAGGCGGTCGGGTGCCACATCGGACGAACCAAAGAAGTGGCTGAAGTCGGCGAGATCACTTACGCCAAACACATCGCCCCCATCTTCAACGCACGTTGTGTCAGTTGTCACCGTGAAGGCGAGATCGCGCCTTTCACGTTGACCAGTTACGACGACACACAAGGATGGGAAGACACGATTCTGGAAGTGATCGGCAACAACCGCATGCCACCTTGGTCGGCCAATCCAGCTCACGGTGAGTTTGCCAACGACGCTCGTTTGTCCGAAGACGAAAAGGAGTTGATCGGGCAATGGGTCGATGGTGGCATGCCGGAAGGCGATCCAGCCAATTTGCCGGAGCCACCCGTTTTCGCGACTGGTTGGCAGATTGGCGAACCCGACCAAATCATCCAGATGCGGGACAAACCTTTTGATGTGCCCGCCGAAGGAGTGATTGATTATCAGCGGTTTGTGATTGATCCCGGTTGGGATGAAGACAAGTTTGTGGTGGCTTGCGAAGCACGTCCCCAAAACCGAGCCGTCGTTCACCACATCTTGGTTTATGTGATTCCGCCGGGCGGCCGGAATGTGGATCTCCGGAAGGTGTTGGTTGGCTATGCACCTGGAAGCACGCCGGTCGATTTAGATGATGGTGTTGCAATCCACGTGGAAGCGGGCAGCAAGTTGTTGTTCGAGATGCACTACACCCCCAACGGCACCGCCCAGAGCGATTTGTCGTACATCGGAGTGAAATTCACTGACGAAGACAACGTCGACAAAGAGTTGGAAGGTCAGATTGCCGCGAACTCGAGATTTCGGATCCCACCAGGCGAGGCCAATCACATCGTGAACGCCAAGCACACAGTTTCTAGTGACCAGAACCTGCTGGGCATGACTCCGCACATGCACTTGCGCGGCAAAGCGTTCCGCTACACCGCACACTTTCCAAATGGTGAAGAAGAAATTCTGCTGGACGTTCCTGCTTATGATTTCAACTGGCAGATGAAATACATCCTGAAGGAACCACGAAAACTACCTCGAGGAACCATTATTCGCTGCCGTGCGATTTTCGACAACTCGGAATACAACCTAAGCAATCCCGATCCAACCAAAACGGTTGGTTGGGGCGATCAAAGTTGGAACGAGATGATGATCGGCTTCATGGACATGGTCGACGCCGACTGA
- a CDS encoding SDR family NAD(P)-dependent oxidoreductase — protein MPDSSPKSYLVTGCAGFIANEVASQLLAAGHRVVGIDNVNDYYDVRLKEHRLEKLTSQGDAFSFVRGDIEDASTLRKIFDENSFDAVLNLAARAGVRYSMENPHVYMTTNAMGSLNLLDQMQRVGVKKYVLASTSSLYAGQPMPFVETLSVNTPISPYAASKKAAEAMAYSYHHLYDIDVSVCRYFTVYGPAGRPDMCIFRFIKWIDEGTPIELFGDGEQSRDFTYVSDIASGTIAAVQPVGYEVINLGGGGTPVSLNDIIGRLENLLGKKAKVEHKTFHKADVKTTSADISKAKELIGWTPKIELDEGLAASVDWYRANQTWSSELKLP, from the coding sequence ATGCCCGATTCGTCGCCCAAATCGTACTTGGTAACGGGATGTGCTGGTTTCATCGCCAATGAAGTCGCCTCGCAGTTGTTGGCGGCCGGTCACCGTGTGGTCGGAATCGACAACGTCAACGATTACTACGATGTACGCCTGAAAGAGCACCGTTTGGAGAAATTGACTTCCCAAGGTGATGCCTTTTCTTTCGTGCGAGGTGACATCGAAGATGCATCGACGCTGCGGAAAATATTTGACGAGAATTCATTCGATGCCGTGCTGAATCTGGCCGCGCGAGCGGGGGTCCGATACAGCATGGAAAACCCGCACGTCTACATGACGACCAATGCGATGGGCAGTTTGAATCTGTTGGATCAAATGCAGCGTGTCGGCGTGAAAAAATACGTCCTCGCGTCAACCTCTTCGTTGTACGCTGGCCAACCGATGCCGTTTGTCGAAACGTTGTCCGTCAACACGCCGATCTCGCCTTATGCGGCCAGCAAGAAAGCCGCGGAAGCGATGGCTTACTCGTATCACCATTTATACGACATCGACGTTTCCGTTTGCCGCTACTTCACTGTGTATGGCCCCGCAGGTCGTCCGGACATGTGCATCTTCCGGTTCATCAAATGGATTGACGAAGGCACGCCGATCGAACTGTTTGGCGACGGCGAGCAGTCTCGCGATTTCACGTACGTGTCTGACATCGCATCGGGCACAATCGCGGCGGTTCAACCGGTTGGATACGAAGTCATCAACTTGGGCGGTGGCGGAACACCGGTTTCGTTGAACGACATCATTGGCCGACTCGAGAACTTGCTCGGCAAGAAAGCCAAGGTGGAACACAAAACGTTCCACAAAGCCGACGTCAAAACGACCTCCGCCGACATCAGCAAGGCGAAGGAATTGATCGGCTGGACCCCCAAGATCGAACTGGACGAAGGATTGGCGGCCTCCGTGGATTGGTATCGAGCGAACCAGACATGGTCGAGCGAACTCAAATTGCCTTAG